A single window of Paenibacillus sp. SYP-B4298 DNA harbors:
- a CDS encoding S-layer homology domain-containing protein — MKTLFGRRMLALWLALVLAVTGLQPALGAAAVQELAGIEQEGTSTTDTQQSEGGSSGEQSTASLPDEQSVAGQAEAGTEASETDGASASAPGAELEPGEEAVLQPDTGTAPVDTVEGTQPESALPSQAEGDLTQAGDASAPLELKELRALIEGAGKWIVDRKAYNAYDPFNDWDAMALVRSGLTLPESPYYDYVRSSVIEVGGDFSKATDPERIAMAVTAIGKDARNVGGYDLIDKFIRHGMVAEAANALTFALIALDTRHYEVPAAADIGRDELIARLLTMQSSEGAFLINQTEDVDTTAMALQALSGYTDRPQVKQAVDSALAWLSSIQRDTGGFGSVLSPGESSESSAQVIIALTSLGIDPASDARFQKLGRTAIDALIAHLDTSGGFKHELDQKVSYIATHQAMLALNAYERFLTGKPKLYDMSDAEGTADDSEYSTLYIVSPRVKVTLTPYLLGSGLSIVVEPRNSELSITLPQDHTAPIGLQTLGSRIPKLELTYGDVSLSWPRTTGGKGALFQLPMLSSLSNEELTAAIEADAAPAKVVSIGTAIELSGPSFKELKAQATLKFAGHGKLQAGFWGSDDLFKQVPRANDPTQDMYAYEDNGSLIVQTNAFGRFVTYALDEPGGENPGTNPGTDPGTDPGTNPGTDPGTDPGTNPGTGTPSPGNGGGHAPQVKLSIEKISIGQGYIIEPVYVELKSGDTAFTLMERYAESQGKSVAYRGSADSLYVEGIDGLSEFDHGIYSGWMYSVNDSYPSYSAGTKTLQAGDVLRWRYTKDLGKDIGGFDSIIGGQNREVLRSKVNEVKGLVATDYTAASWNELKRVLELAEKTLNESGSDSLELVKLLKELTDAQNKLVAAGQGTGVAGSKAEESKKVLPEKLDETIRGAADWIAASANFAEYDPFHDWDALALARAGRTVPAAYYETLEQYIRDNGGRFRKVTDYERTALAAAAIGKDPTNIAGYNFLERIYNNERMTAQGTNGAIYALLALDAVQAVIPPEAAWSRSKLVEWLLEQQNTDGGFPLSKEEGGASDVDVTAMALQALAGYSRQERVMEATSQALSWLSGQQLASGGMNAWGQENSESVAQVIIALSALGIPLDDPRFVKAQGNLYSNLRSFVNQDGGIAHTAGGASNYMATHQGLLGLLAYKRALQQEKGVYDFSDLRGQAEQMEQTEEETPLYGSVTGFRDEGSISAWALEAVGKAVGAGIVQGAGQSGRFEPQRNMTRAEFASMLVRMLGLAIEQPHDSVYTDVMNTQWYASPIMAATRAGLVQGGSKGMFTPNEAITRQEMMVMLGRAFGFADAVITDDDLLPDDLKLVAPWAERSVVYFYNQNLLPGAKGNVYPEAPVTRELAVVLLLQLQQQQAARTEQPAA, encoded by the coding sequence ATGAAGACATTATTCGGGCGCAGAATGCTGGCGCTCTGGCTGGCGCTAGTGCTGGCTGTTACGGGGCTGCAGCCAGCGCTTGGTGCGGCGGCCGTACAGGAGCTGGCAGGCATTGAGCAGGAGGGAACCTCCACTACTGACACACAGCAGTCAGAGGGTGGGTCGTCAGGCGAGCAGTCGACGGCAAGCTTGCCAGACGAGCAGTCTGTTGCCGGGCAAGCAGAGGCTGGGACAGAAGCGTCTGAGACAGACGGGGCAAGTGCCTCGGCGCCTGGCGCGGAATTGGAGCCGGGCGAGGAGGCAGTGCTCCAACCGGATACGGGGACTGCTCCGGTCGATACCGTAGAGGGCACGCAGCCTGAGTCGGCTCTGCCATCGCAGGCGGAGGGCGACCTAACTCAGGCTGGAGACGCGAGCGCACCTCTTGAGCTGAAGGAGCTGCGCGCGCTTATTGAAGGCGCCGGCAAGTGGATCGTGGACAGGAAGGCGTACAACGCTTATGATCCGTTTAATGATTGGGATGCCATGGCGCTGGTGCGCTCGGGTCTGACTCTACCGGAATCGCCCTACTATGATTATGTGCGGAGCAGCGTTATCGAGGTAGGGGGCGACTTCTCCAAGGCTACCGACCCGGAGAGGATCGCGATGGCCGTGACGGCCATCGGCAAGGATGCGCGCAATGTTGGCGGCTATGATCTGATCGACAAGTTCATCCGTCATGGCATGGTGGCAGAGGCTGCCAATGCGCTCACCTTTGCCCTGATCGCGCTGGATACACGCCATTATGAGGTGCCTGCCGCGGCGGACATCGGCAGGGACGAACTGATCGCCCGCCTTCTGACCATGCAGTCGAGTGAAGGGGCCTTCCTGATCAATCAGACGGAGGATGTCGATACGACCGCCATGGCGCTTCAGGCGCTGTCGGGCTATACGGATCGTCCGCAGGTGAAGCAGGCGGTAGATAGCGCCCTTGCCTGGCTGTCCTCGATACAACGGGACACCGGCGGCTTCGGCTCCGTGCTCTCCCCTGGTGAATCAAGCGAGAGCAGCGCACAAGTCATCATCGCCTTGACCAGCCTCGGCATTGATCCAGCTAGCGATGCAAGGTTCCAGAAGCTAGGCAGAACCGCCATCGATGCACTGATCGCGCATCTCGACACGTCTGGCGGGTTCAAACATGAGCTGGACCAAAAGGTTAGCTACATAGCGACCCATCAGGCCATGCTGGCGCTCAATGCGTATGAGCGCTTCCTGACAGGGAAGCCGAAGCTGTATGACATGAGCGATGCGGAGGGCACAGCGGATGATTCCGAGTACAGCACGCTGTATATTGTCAGCCCCAGGGTGAAGGTGACACTGACCCCTTATCTGCTCGGCTCCGGCCTATCGATTGTGGTCGAGCCGAGAAATTCGGAGCTGAGCATTACTCTTCCGCAGGATCATACCGCGCCTATAGGGCTGCAGACGCTGGGGAGCCGCATTCCGAAGTTGGAGCTCACCTATGGCGATGTCTCGCTAAGCTGGCCGCGCACGACTGGCGGCAAAGGAGCGCTCTTCCAACTGCCGATGCTCTCAAGTCTGTCGAACGAAGAGCTGACAGCGGCCATCGAGGCGGACGCTGCCCCGGCTAAGGTGGTGTCGATCGGCACCGCCATCGAGCTGTCGGGGCCGTCATTCAAGGAATTGAAGGCGCAAGCGACATTGAAGTTTGCGGGCCACGGGAAGCTGCAGGCTGGCTTCTGGGGAAGCGATGACCTCTTCAAGCAGGTGCCGCGCGCCAATGATCCAACGCAGGATATGTATGCTTATGAGGACAATGGCAGTCTGATCGTACAGACGAATGCATTTGGCCGGTTTGTGACCTACGCTCTGGATGAACCGGGAGGAGAGAATCCGGGTACAAACCCCGGAACCGACCCCGGAACCGATCCTGGTACGAACCCCGGAACTGATCCCGGAACCGATCCGGGCACGAACCCAGGCACGGGTACTCCCTCACCTGGCAATGGCGGCGGTCATGCGCCCCAAGTGAAGCTGTCGATTGAGAAAATATCGATCGGCCAGGGCTATATTATTGAGCCTGTCTATGTAGAGCTGAAGAGCGGGGATACCGCATTTACACTTATGGAGCGGTATGCGGAGAGCCAAGGCAAGTCCGTTGCCTACAGAGGGAGTGCGGACTCCTTATATGTAGAGGGAATCGATGGGCTGTCCGAATTCGATCATGGCATCTATAGCGGCTGGATGTATTCGGTCAACGACAGCTATCCGTCGTACAGTGCGGGGACGAAGACCCTTCAGGCTGGCGATGTGCTGCGCTGGCGTTATACGAAGGATCTGGGCAAGGATATCGGCGGCTTCGATTCGATCATTGGCGGTCAGAACAGAGAGGTGCTGCGCAGCAAGGTCAATGAGGTCAAGGGCCTGGTGGCGACTGACTATACTGCCGCATCATGGAACGAGTTGAAGCGAGTGCTGGAGCTGGCGGAGAAGACGCTGAACGAGAGTGGTAGCGACAGCCTGGAGCTGGTGAAGCTGCTGAAGGAGCTGACAGACGCTCAGAACAAGCTGGTGGCAGCAGGCCAAGGAACAGGCGTAGCGGGCAGCAAAGCGGAGGAGAGCAAGAAGGTGCTGCCGGAGAAGCTGGACGAGACGATTCGAGGGGCGGCGGACTGGATCGCAGCGAGCGCCAACTTTGCCGAATATGACCCATTCCATGATTGGGATGCGCTGGCGCTGGCGCGTGCGGGCAGGACGGTTCCGGCAGCTTATTATGAGACGCTGGAGCAGTACATCCGTGACAACGGGGGGCGCTTCCGCAAGGTGACGGATTATGAGCGGACAGCGTTGGCGGCAGCCGCTATAGGCAAAGACCCGACCAATATTGCAGGCTATAATTTCCTCGAGAGAATCTACAATAACGAGCGCATGACGGCTCAAGGCACCAATGGCGCGATCTATGCCTTGCTGGCGCTGGATGCCGTTCAGGCTGTTATTCCGCCAGAAGCGGCATGGAGCCGGAGCAAGCTGGTTGAGTGGCTGCTGGAGCAGCAAAATACAGACGGAGGCTTCCCGCTCAGCAAGGAGGAGGGTGGAGCAAGCGATGTCGATGTTACGGCCATGGCCTTGCAGGCGCTCGCAGGATACAGCAGGCAGGAGCGGGTCATGGAGGCAACGTCCCAAGCGCTAAGCTGGCTGTCCGGTCAGCAGCTTGCCAGTGGGGGCATGAACGCATGGGGACAGGAGAATAGCGAGAGCGTCGCACAGGTGATCATTGCTTTGTCTGCGCTCGGCATACCGCTCGACGACCCGCGGTTCGTCAAGGCGCAGGGCAATCTCTATAGTAATCTGCGAAGCTTTGTCAATCAGGATGGTGGAATTGCCCACACCGCGGGCGGAGCGAGCAATTATATGGCGACTCACCAAGGGCTGCTGGGCTTGCTCGCTTACAAGCGGGCGTTGCAGCAGGAGAAGGGGGTCTATGACTTCTCCGATCTTCGCGGACAGGCAGAGCAGATGGAGCAGACGGAGGAGGAAACACCGCTGTATGGCAGTGTGACGGGCTTCCGCGACGAAGGATCGATCTCGGCATGGGCGCTGGAGGCTGTCGGCAAAGCGGTGGGAGCAGGTATTGTGCAAGGCGCTGGACAATCGGGCAGGTTTGAGCCGCAGCGGAATATGACCCGTGCGGAATTTGCGTCGATGCTGGTCAGAATGCTCGGATTGGCGATTGAACAACCACACGATTCGGTATACACTGATGTAATGAATACGCAATGGTATGCGTCTCCGATTATGGCAGCTACCCGCGCAGGACTGGTGCAAGGGGGCAGCAAAGGCATGTTCACGCCAAATGAGGCCATTACCCGGCAGGAGATGATGGTCATGCTGGGTCGGGCGTTCGGCTTCGCCGATGCTGTCATTACGGATGACGACCTGCTCCCGGATGATCTGAAGCTGGTGGCTCCGTGGGCGGAGCGATCGGTGGTCTATTTCTATAACCAGAATCTGTTGCCCGGAGCGAAGGGGAATGTCTATCCGGAAGCTCCTGTAACAAGGGAATTGGCAGTAGTGCTGCTGCTGCAGCTTCAGCAGCAGCAGGCGGCTCGCACAGAGCAGCCAGCGGCCTGA
- a CDS encoding DUF4430 domain-containing protein: protein MTTKLWKKTLSLWFSLLLLLAVVHPGLPLASGVAAASSGEIPVQVRIEGWSSTVIPLQEIDVEAYDITDVVGNNSVGNWYQTSSTPLAIHAILKVLEQNGYDVTDPDVIEVNYGGNYISAIAGEAEQDQGPNSGWMYKVNGVLPLVGVGDQTLQANDLVEVFYIGDYSTYDFGAISASSTSISAGQSVTFTVTGQPASWGTPLPYGPIAGATISINGAASSYTTNASGQATITFATPGTYSITANKFGSSSYNLVRPIPIVITVH from the coding sequence ATGACAACAAAATTATGGAAAAAAACGCTATCCCTATGGTTTAGCCTGCTCCTGTTGCTGGCTGTTGTACACCCCGGATTGCCCCTGGCCTCCGGCGTTGCCGCGGCGAGCAGCGGTGAAATTCCGGTACAGGTAAGAATTGAGGGCTGGAGCAGTACCGTTATTCCGCTACAGGAGATCGACGTGGAAGCATATGATATTACCGATGTTGTAGGCAATAACAGTGTGGGCAACTGGTATCAGACCAGCTCAACTCCGCTTGCTATTCACGCCATACTGAAGGTGCTGGAGCAAAATGGATATGATGTGACTGACCCGGATGTCATCGAAGTCAATTATGGCGGGAACTATATCTCCGCAATTGCCGGGGAGGCGGAGCAGGATCAAGGCCCGAATTCCGGCTGGATGTATAAGGTGAATGGGGTACTGCCGCTGGTCGGAGTGGGCGATCAGACGTTGCAGGCCAATGATCTGGTCGAGGTGTTCTACATTGGCGACTACTCCACGTATGATTTTGGCGCGATCTCTGCATCTTCGACGTCTATTTCTGCTGGACAGAGCGTAACCTTCACTGTGACGGGTCAGCCCGCAAGCTGGGGGACACCGCTGCCATACGGGCCGATTGCCGGTGCAACGATCAGTATTAACGGCGCTGCCAGCTCCTATACGACCAATGCTAGCGGGCAAGCAACCATTACCTTTGCTACGCCGGGAACCTACAGCATTACTGCGAACAAGTTCGGCAGCAGCTCCTATAATCTGGTTCGTCCGATACCGATTGTAATTACAGTTCACTGA